A stretch of Halichondria panicea chromosome 1, odHalPani1.1, whole genome shotgun sequence DNA encodes these proteins:
- the LOC135336037 gene encoding adventurous-gliding motility protein Z-like: MAESTCSSSLELSKLEPRSTDCDYDNFEDLQGEEVELAKRDATADSTGLGRLLFRGVTGAVGAVASLGAFGQKNGPKGATKIKEPQSHRQTTAEKRTGPQLHGETDLLDVAFQHSAELLQKNAELTKRLSNYETKKKQEINDFTAHLKELKRAVTVLNRDCEKKDKKIAEMKTLVQKLSDKKRDGSSELARALHEKDTQIEALAQLLQTEKVKLRVTCTEVKEKQKESEEYKKQTQELSNELKKYNRVDITFDKDIISDSGATHDTIHTPQDKEVQELNEAIQSEPTESPGESVALEKVDQLQEALREKEMQLANPENQLKEYEAKVLEMEQVRDHSKSQSKAMLVVKQELDATKMSPDDLVQYIGSMECQVADTETHCRKLEAQLNGAREDYDIAQQALRDTREGLEAELESVRETHCKLSTSKSSMEAKLFQALDNLSVEKEAFVQERAVLKQEIVDLHDKLAITTAEAELYKEDFESERKDREKITILEKR, encoded by the exons ATGGCCGAGAGTACGTGTTCTAGTTCTTTAGAGCTGAGCAAACTAGAACCCAGGAGCACTGATTGTGATTATGATAACTTTGAAGATCTACAGGGTGAAGAGGTTGAGCTAGCAAAGAGAGATGCTACTGCTGATAGTACTGGGTTAGGACGGCTCCTCTTTAGGGGAGTGACTGGAGCTGTTGGTGCTGTGGCTTCTCTTGGTGCGTTTGGACAGAAGAATGGACCAAAAGGCGCTACAAAAATTAAAGAACCTCAATCACACAGACAAACAACCGCGGAAAAGCGAACCGGACCTCAACTACAC GGAGAAACTGACCTTTTGGATGTTGCCTTTCAGCATTCAGCAGAGCTATTACAGAAGAACGCTGAACTCACAAAGCGTTTGTCAAATTATGAAACAAAGAAGAAGCAAGAAATTAATGATTTCACAGCACATTTGAAAGAGTTGAAACGTGCTGTGACAGTATTGAACAGAGATTGTGAGAAAAAGGACAAAAAGATTGCAGAGATGAAAACGTTGGTTCAAAAACTCTCTGACAAGAAGCGAGATGGGTCATCAGAACTTGCAAGGGCTCTCCATGAAAAAGATACCCAAATTGAAGCGTTAGCACAATTACTTCAAACAGAAAAAGTCAAACTCAGGGTTACTTGTACCGAGGTAAAAGAAAAGCAAAAGGAATCTGAAGAGTACAAGAAACAAACTCAAGAACTTTCCAACGAACTAAAGAAATATAATCGTGTGGATATTACCTTTGATAAAGACATTATTAGCGATTCGGGTGCTACTCACGACACAATCCATACACCCCAAGATAAAGAGGTGCAAGAATTAAATGAAGCAATACAGTCAGAGCCAACAGAATCACCTGGTGAATCAGTTGCATTGGAGAAAGTAGACCAGTTACAAGAAGCACTTCGAGAGAAAGAAATGCAATTAGCCAATCCAGAAAATCAACTGAAAGAGTATGAAGCTAAGGTGCTTGAAATGGAGCAGGTCAGAGATCACTCAAAGAGTCAGAGCAAGGCTATGCTGGTAGTGAAACAAGAGCTGGATGCAACCAAG ATGTCGCCTGATGATCTTGTGCAATACATTGGCTCCATGGAATGTCAGGTGGCTGATACAGAG ACCCACTGTCGTAAACTCGAGGCTCAACTCAATGGTGCCAGAGAAGATTACGACATTGCACAGCAAGCATTGAGGGACACTAGGGAAGGTTTAGAGGCTGAGCTTGAAAGTGTTAGA GAGACCCACTGTAAGTTGTCGACTTCCAAGAGTTCAATGGAGGCTAAACTATTTCAGGCCCTAGACAATTTATCTGTCGAGAAAGAAGCATTCGTACAGGAGCGAGCAGTTCTGAAACAAGAGATTGTTGACCTTCACGATAAGCTGGCAATCACCACAGCAGAg GCTGAGCTGTACAAAGAAGACTTTGAGAGTGAGCGGAAAGATAGGGAAAAAATCACGATCTTAGAGAAGAGATGA
- the LOC135335190 gene encoding putative mediator of RNA polymerase II transcription subunit 26 isoform X5, whose translation MRCICDEKVHAMAKERHAFEECIQNLTRELQGLSNEKEGLLEIRAFTRQHKPQQNDKQIHELQEQLYVAHQKAITAQEEVQAKTAQVKQYKKKDDQREEKLISLDVRNQELVQEMERVRSELIKAKTESANLLKEEKKLNQNEMKKICLELERALKKTSKSKAHDELLKVELVNNSLRVDKERLSGSLQEVQEQFARLKLELKKEVTNTIPTTPPTYTESTIPIQPNQVSVKHDTPQARSSHPTAIPRPDPNNEHSIAQQPPTMPNVNIVPQATQDNYNPQPEARLVPNSPTEGRSSMNFDDPRPAYDRVEVNGFRNAAGQNERQSSTGPQPDNSIRYPPGLQVKQSHSSAPSSTNLALSEQAASPTDALNRMSLVLGDQQLERPSNIPSDFSQSQYPANTHQGGGYQDPVSNYQGQSGFDNLPQDQYQNQYMHQNQPRRESPSMHRHPSQWPNHDQFHQMEVTNTTTQPPIPIQGHYQDRYQNQPQPRNVPPSNHPSQWPNQQPYLQDHLYQQQPDEQYEHPFSQRQSFQWDNTSSQERMESQNYPNRRSPHNYPRSLSYPAHISSQEDSSLSSTSLSESPNPSYSPTQVAMLPPPQARPRPKPRKANRKLSQQREENELEKGLSTEIKKIVGDLFYQQYESEKQQTNEQVPPDPNLVCHVCSKQHRLGEIQKYRKHVKECEREQGVRAEEAAAKLASDTKPFSIKHSTDPRD comes from the exons ATGAGATGTATTTGTGATGAAAAGGTTCACGCAATGGCAAAGGAACGACATGCGTTTGAGGAATGTATACAAAATCTGACAAGAGAACTTCAAGGACTGTCTAATGAAAAAGAGGGCTTACTAGAAATAAGAGCATTTACTAGGCAGCACAAGCCTCAACAGAACGACAAACAGATCCATGAGCTTCAAGAGCAGCTCTACGTAGCACATCAGAAGGCCATCACAGCTCAAGAGGAAGTCCAGGCAAAGACAGCTCAGGTCAAACAGTACAAGAAGAAAGATGACCAACGGGAGGAaaaa CTCATCAGTCTGGATGTGAGGAACCAGGAACTGGTTCAGGAGATGGAGAGGGTCAGGAGTGAGCTGATAAAGGCGAAAACTGAGAGCGCAAATTTACTAAAGGAGGAGAAAAAATTGAATCAAAACGAAATGAAGAAAATTTGCCTGGAGCTGGAAAGAGCTCTCAAAAAGACGTCAAAATCTAAGGCCCATGATGAACTGCTGAAGGTGGAACTGGTCAATAAT tCACTTCGTGTTGACAAAGAAAGATTAAGCGGATCTCTTCAAGAAGTACAGGAACAGTTTGCTCGTCTGAAGCTTGAGTTAAAGAAGGAGGTTACTAATACCATACCCACCACTCCTCCTACGTATACCGAATCTACAATACCAATTCAACCCAACCAG GTCTCTGTCAAACACGATACTCCTCAAGCAAGGAGCTCACACCCCACCGCTATACCAAGACCCGATCCGAACAACGAGCACAGTATAGCTCAGCAACCACCAACCATGCCTAACGTGAACATTGTTCCTCAAGCAACGCAGGACAACTATAACCCACAACCCGAGGCTAGACTTGTACCCAACTCGCCAACTGAAGGTCGCTCGTCTATGAACTTTGACGACCCTAGGCCAGCTTATGATAGGGTAGAGGTAAATGGTTTTCGAAATGCTGCCGGGCAAAACGAACGGCAATCGTCTACTGGACCACAACCCGATAATAGCATCCGCTATCCTCCGGGTTTGCAAGTAAAGCAAAGTCATAGTAGTGCCCCTAGCAGCACCAATTTAGCGCTATCGGAACAAGCGGCTAGCCCCACTGATGCCTTAAATAGAATGTCACTGGTTTTGGGCGATCAACAGTTGGAGAGACCCTCCAATATTCCTTCCGACTTCAGTCAAAGTCAGTACCCTGCTAACACTCACCAAGGAGGTGGCTATCAAGATCCAGTCAGTAACTATCAGGGTCAAAGTGGCTTTGATAACTTGCCACAAGATCAGTATCAGAATCAGTACATGCATCAGAATCAGCCACGGCGAGAATCACCCAGTATGCACCGGCACCCCTCTCAATGGCCTAACCATGACCAGTTTCACCAGATGGAGGTTACTAATACCACCACTCAACCTCCCATACCCATCCAG GGTCATTACCAAGATCGGTATCAGAATCAACCACAGCCACGGAATGTACCACCCAGTAACCACCCCTCTCAATGGCCAAACCAGCAACCATACCTACAAGACCACCTCTACCAGCAGCAGCCTGACGAACAGTATGAACATCCATTCAGTCAGCGACAATCATTTCAGTGGGATAACACTTCCTCTCAAGAACGTATGGAGTCACAAAATTACCCAAACAGAAGGTCCCCCCACAATTATCCCCGAAGCTTGTCTTATCCAGCCCACATCAGTTCACAAGAAGATTCTTCATTGTCGAGTACCTCTCTTTCAGAGAGCCCTAATCCATCGTACAGCCCTACCCAAGTAGCTATgctccctccccctcaggcAAGACCTAGACCCAAACCACGAAAAGCTAATCGCAAGTTGTCGCAACAAAGAGAAGAGAATGAACTTGAAAAAGGCCTGTCAACTGAGATTAAAAAAATTGTGGGTGATTTATTTTATCAGCAATACGAGAGTGAGAAGCAACAAACTAACGAACAGGTTCCTCCCGATCCCAACCTGGTGTGTCATGTGTGCTCCAAGCAACACAGACTGGGGGAGATTCAGAAGTATCGAAAACACGTGAAAGAGTGTGAGAGAGAGCAGGGAGTGAGAGCTGAGGAGGCG
- the LOC135335190 gene encoding putative mediator of RNA polymerase II transcription subunit 26 isoform X4 gives MRCICDEKVHAMAKERHAFEECIQNLTRELQGLSNEKEGLLEIRAFTRQHKPQQNDKQIHELQEQLYVAHQKAITAQEEVQAKTAQVKQYKKKDDQREEKLISLDVRNQELVQEMERVRSELIKAKTESANLLKEEKKLNQNEMKKICLELERALKKTSKSKAHDELLKVELVNNSLRVDKERLSGSLQEVQEQFARLKLELKKEVTNTIPTTPPTYTESTIPIQPNQFCLQVSVKHDTPQARSSHPTAIPRPDPNNEHSIAQQPPTMPNVNIVPQATQDNYNPQPEARLVPNSPTEGRSSMNFDDPRPAYDRVEVNGFRNAAGQNERQSSTGPQPDNSIRYPPGLQVKQSHSSAPSSTNLALSEQAASPTDALNRMSLVLGDQQLERPSNIPSDFSQSQYPANTHQGGGYQDPVSNYQGQSGFDNLPQDQYQNQYMHQNQPRRESPSMHRHPSQWPNHDQFHQMEVTNTTTQPPIPIQGHYQDRYQNQPQPRNVPPSNHPSQWPNQQPYLQDHLYQQQPDEQYEHPFSQRQSFQWDNTSSQERMESQNYPNRRSPHNYPRSLSYPAHISSQEDSSLSSTSLSESPNPSYSPTQVAMLPPPQARPRPKPRKANRKLSQQREENELEKGLSTEIKKIVGDLFYQQYESEKQQTNEQVPPDPNLVCHVCSKQHRLGEIQKYRKHVKECEREQGVRAEEAAAKLASDTKPFSIKHSTDPRD, from the exons ATGAGATGTATTTGTGATGAAAAGGTTCACGCAATGGCAAAGGAACGACATGCGTTTGAGGAATGTATACAAAATCTGACAAGAGAACTTCAAGGACTGTCTAATGAAAAAGAGGGCTTACTAGAAATAAGAGCATTTACTAGGCAGCACAAGCCTCAACAGAACGACAAACAGATCCATGAGCTTCAAGAGCAGCTCTACGTAGCACATCAGAAGGCCATCACAGCTCAAGAGGAAGTCCAGGCAAAGACAGCTCAGGTCAAACAGTACAAGAAGAAAGATGACCAACGGGAGGAaaaa CTCATCAGTCTGGATGTGAGGAACCAGGAACTGGTTCAGGAGATGGAGAGGGTCAGGAGTGAGCTGATAAAGGCGAAAACTGAGAGCGCAAATTTACTAAAGGAGGAGAAAAAATTGAATCAAAACGAAATGAAGAAAATTTGCCTGGAGCTGGAAAGAGCTCTCAAAAAGACGTCAAAATCTAAGGCCCATGATGAACTGCTGAAGGTGGAACTGGTCAATAAT tCACTTCGTGTTGACAAAGAAAGATTAAGCGGATCTCTTCAAGAAGTACAGGAACAGTTTGCTCGTCTGAAGCTTGAGTTAAAGAAGGAGGTTACTAATACCATACCCACCACTCCTCCTACGTATACCGAATCTACAATACCAATTCAACCCAACCAG TTTTGTTTACAGGTCTCTGTCAAACACGATACTCCTCAAGCAAGGAGCTCACACCCCACCGCTATACCAAGACCCGATCCGAACAACGAGCACAGTATAGCTCAGCAACCACCAACCATGCCTAACGTGAACATTGTTCCTCAAGCAACGCAGGACAACTATAACCCACAACCCGAGGCTAGACTTGTACCCAACTCGCCAACTGAAGGTCGCTCGTCTATGAACTTTGACGACCCTAGGCCAGCTTATGATAGGGTAGAGGTAAATGGTTTTCGAAATGCTGCCGGGCAAAACGAACGGCAATCGTCTACTGGACCACAACCCGATAATAGCATCCGCTATCCTCCGGGTTTGCAAGTAAAGCAAAGTCATAGTAGTGCCCCTAGCAGCACCAATTTAGCGCTATCGGAACAAGCGGCTAGCCCCACTGATGCCTTAAATAGAATGTCACTGGTTTTGGGCGATCAACAGTTGGAGAGACCCTCCAATATTCCTTCCGACTTCAGTCAAAGTCAGTACCCTGCTAACACTCACCAAGGAGGTGGCTATCAAGATCCAGTCAGTAACTATCAGGGTCAAAGTGGCTTTGATAACTTGCCACAAGATCAGTATCAGAATCAGTACATGCATCAGAATCAGCCACGGCGAGAATCACCCAGTATGCACCGGCACCCCTCTCAATGGCCTAACCATGACCAGTTTCACCAGATGGAGGTTACTAATACCACCACTCAACCTCCCATACCCATCCAG GGTCATTACCAAGATCGGTATCAGAATCAACCACAGCCACGGAATGTACCACCCAGTAACCACCCCTCTCAATGGCCAAACCAGCAACCATACCTACAAGACCACCTCTACCAGCAGCAGCCTGACGAACAGTATGAACATCCATTCAGTCAGCGACAATCATTTCAGTGGGATAACACTTCCTCTCAAGAACGTATGGAGTCACAAAATTACCCAAACAGAAGGTCCCCCCACAATTATCCCCGAAGCTTGTCTTATCCAGCCCACATCAGTTCACAAGAAGATTCTTCATTGTCGAGTACCTCTCTTTCAGAGAGCCCTAATCCATCGTACAGCCCTACCCAAGTAGCTATgctccctccccctcaggcAAGACCTAGACCCAAACCACGAAAAGCTAATCGCAAGTTGTCGCAACAAAGAGAAGAGAATGAACTTGAAAAAGGCCTGTCAACTGAGATTAAAAAAATTGTGGGTGATTTATTTTATCAGCAATACGAGAGTGAGAAGCAACAAACTAACGAACAGGTTCCTCCCGATCCCAACCTGGTGTGTCATGTGTGCTCCAAGCAACACAGACTGGGGGAGATTCAGAAGTATCGAAAACACGTGAAAGAGTGTGAGAGAGAGCAGGGAGTGAGAGCTGAGGAGGCG